Genomic DNA from Solanum dulcamara chromosome 4, daSolDulc1.2, whole genome shotgun sequence:
AGAGAATATATACTTAttcaaatttcaagtaattATACTACCAACTAACAACACTTTTCACactttatttctttaatttctcGAAACGTTCAACAAATCTTATTTGCACTAATATAACCTCATTTCTTTTAAGATGaggaaaaaatggaaaaattagaGAAGATTATGATCCTAATAGTATCTAGTGTTCTACGATGCAGAGCagaatattaaatatttatggtGACTCTATCAGAAAACTTCGTTTACTTGAACAAAATGCAACTGTCTAGCAAGTACATATGACCCAAAATGAAACCAGTGATTACCTATTCCACACTGTGTTCAGTAATTCTTAAAatcaatgaaataaaatacacagAAAGTACTTGTCTGTTTTGGTTAATGTCATGCGAGGTAGCAAATTTGACAAATACCCTTCAGCTAGTTTGCAAAAATATGCTATTCCTCCTAAATTTGTTATCAGCTTGGGGCAGAGGTAGACTGGAGTGCCTTGCAAAATGACTTCGATAGCAGTCATTCAAACAGCTGAACTCAAACCAAAAGACTTGACGATAGTGCTAACCCTTTCAGCAAAAGTTCTGGATGTTATCTTCTTGCCAGGTACATGAAATGGATTTGACACAGCATCAACATATGCGGCATGAAATTTCCTGAAAAACTGTGTCCACCAAAACAAGATTAAGCAAGCTGCTATGATAAAGGCTGATCACCACATTTCACATACAAGATATAGAAGTTAGAAATCTGGAACATAATGTGTATCAACAGTGTTTGTTCAACATATATCCATTGATATCATTCAAACAAAGTATTCCCGGTTTCCCTCGTCCCAGTTTTCACGTAGAGGTACCATTTAATCAAGCTGGAGGACTATGCAGTAGTTCATTCATGATGATAACAGTGGTTTTGTGTTTTACATTGAGAGACTGGATGTCCATTCTTTTTGTGCCATCAAAATACATTAATGTAGTTTTACGTACCAGGGACTACGTTACTGTTTTTTACTATGGAAGACTGACCCTTAGGCAAGTGGCGAACTGGTCAACCTGGGAAACTAGATTGTCTTAACAGTTCAGATGTTTGTAAGCTTTGGTTCTATGTTTTTCTTCATAAATTTTTCCTAACTGCAGTGATTTGTAAGAATGTGATAACAGTAATATCCATGAGGTCTCTGTGATGGTGAGAGGCAGTAGGTACCCTGTGAAATTAGTCGAGGTGGCCCGGAACCACAGttataaaaacaaaagtaaTATCCTATCATTGCTTCACTGCGCTAAACATAGGGGAGTTATGCCTTAGTTTTCAATTTAGGGAAATACGTGATGTTtataattctcaaaaaataaaaaaaggaaatagctAATATTTAGATGAATATGCTAACAGCAAACCGTGATAAAGAAACCTATCCTAATGAACATTCCATTCCATTCCAAGATATAAGGTAATAAAACTGCCACTGGCTTCTTTCGACACAGACACCCAACATACTGATCCACTTGATTTTAGTAACAAAGATAATAACTGAGGAGCTCGTCAAAGAGTTACCAAGAACAAGTCATCAAATGTAACAAGATGCACTACTAAAGGATCTGAGACACAAGAGGAGTCTGTTTGTCCACGTTTTTTAGCTGTCTACCTAAATGGGTCGAGATAAAATTTTCAGATATTTATTTTGTCATAAAcaataaagaacaaaaaaaaaaacatcatggTCTTTCCAACATACAAATTATTTCAGAACCCTAGTcagaaagaagatgaagaataaTTCCACTTCTATCAGATTTTTATCAACCTCGGATCACTAAATTTACTACTTTAACTTGAAAATGCATTATTCCTTAGAAGGACCAGATAGGTTGGTTTGGAACAGGGAAAGAGGAAGTAAATCAACCAATATAAGAGAAAAACTAGGAGAGATTCAGCACTTACATTTCTCACATCGGCATCTCTAATATCAAGATCTGTTGTTACCAATATAAGTTTCACTTTTGTATTAGTCAAATAACCATACCTGAAAACATATCATCAGATCTATTATACATGGTGGAAGACAAGGTTAAATGTCAATGATCTTATATATTCACAAAGGTAAGTGGACTCGGGTACTATGCTTTTTATTCAGTGTATCTGCAGTTACTCATCCGGTATGGGCTACATCCATTCGTAAGCAGGATTTTGGTGAATTTCATAAGATCAATATGAAACAGCCACCACACCCATTTTACACAGATCAAGAGTTTATGTAACATAGCTCAAAAATCATACCACCAAATCTGCACCACCAAAAAAAAGAGCTTCTCTATGAAGAGAGATTAAGAGTATTTACTTACACTTTGTAGTTTTCAGTTGGATATAGAAGGCCAAGAAATGTCTCGTTCAGAGTGGGGCTGGATTTTTTTGGATTGTTCACTGTAATAAACAACAGATGAGTTGTCAAAAAGTAACAATGCTAACTAAGTGTTGATATCATTGTGTTAATTAAGCAAAATTCTCAGTAAAATAATAAATGGCTAGAAAATATTTAAGTCCACAAAGTACAATCAAGCGATAAGAACTGTATAACACAATCCCATTGTCCTGGATTTTAGAGTAAATTCTCTTCTCCTATTAAAGAGCTAATTTGTTCACGGAAAACAGGATGTCTGATACGTCAAGTAGCAGGTAGTGAAACTGTCAGTCGATAGTTGTCTGACTGTCCAATATTCTCTGGTAAACCAAGACTTTATTCATGAAGCCATAACAGGTCAGGATCATGATTGTGTTTAGAAAAAACAGCTCCATTTGCAGCAGCTTCCTTTTAGTTTCCACACAATACATCACAACAGAATCAAATCTTTTATGAACTGTATGCCTTGACAAGAGACCTAAACCTAGTAAAGTCTCTGCTGCCATTCAGTAATGTAAGATCTAATAGTAGTCCATTAACTTGATTAAGATTTTGAGACTATCTAACAGTATTCCCCAGCTGCTATTCATTATCCAAGTACTTTGACTTCTTCTTTCTGATTTAGTAATTTGACTATGGGACTTGACGTTTAAAAAGATGTTATCCTTTTCCCCTTTATTTTCCAGATAAGTAAAAAGGATGGTATCTAGAGAAGACTTTCAACTCAAATGctacttttcaaaaaaaaaatccactGCGATCACACCTTGTGTTTGAAGGAAAGTTTAATTGATTTTGTTTACTGGTTCTGCAATTTGATTGCATTTTACCAGAgataatcaaatatagaacaaAAATAAACGAAAGACAGCTTCTTTAGCCACACAAATGCAGATAACTGTATCATTCAACAGTTTTCTGATCCAGATCTTATTCGAAGTACTTGCTTTACAATAAGGAAGGATCTCCTGAATGAATAAAACTAACTAGCTATAATCTCCTGATGAATAAAACTAACTAGCTACGATTGGCTCTAATTATGCACATTTTGCCTCAAAAACCCTAATTATACTGGCACAGATCTTTCCAAACCCAGACAAACCATAGTTAGGAATcaagtgtaatttttttaatactagTAGCTAAactaagttcatttcttatagCTAAAATCAAGTACCGCAAGATATTACAGCGTCAGATCAAATGATAGTACAACTTTAAGCTAGATCAGCAAAAATCAGATGATAGGTGTTTGCTTTTGTGTTTATTGGTGAGAAATGAAAACCTCTTTCGTCGACAACATCAAGGGAGCAATGAACAATGTGATGAAGCTTTAGGGCATCATCTGCTTCAGTGAAGCTCTGTATGTAAAGCGGATTGTTCTGTATCacataatcaatttttttttaaaaaaaaacgtcaataataataatatctaatTCAGTTGTTAAAAGACGAAAGAGTAAATTGAAAGAGGATAAGTCAAGTACTTGGTGACCGACGACGGCAACGCAAACGATCATCTTCTCCGACGGGAAGATCACCggaaagaagaaatttacagTCTTCCCAGCTGTGCAAATCTGGTAATTCCGAGGGCTCCCCGATTTTATTTAACGAGGATCcgtcaaaaataattaatacttctgttatttgaaaatcaatttatttttcttaaagccacgattttttaaaaataaattaattattaattcgttgtaattaatatttttatgcattttcagcgtacaaaatatttttttatgcaatctcagatttttaattttctcatttatAAGCATTCAAAAAATTTATAAGTGTTtgttgttttaaattttaatcatgTTGTAAACAATTTATAAATGCCCATAATACAGCCAACTATAGGGaggagttgggaagagcaaACAATGCGAGGGTAGCTGATTTTCGTATAGATGGccaatggaacatcgatatgctaaatcagttggcaccaGCGCAGCTCGTTCCTCTCATTACTTCTTTCACACTTCagctgcaaggaaacacaccggatcaggccatttggaagctgaataccaatgggaacttcacatgttcctcggcatggcagcttgtgagggAACACCGGACCAAGACACTATCCgaccattacacttggcacaaaaacatcccctttaaatgctcctttttgttgtggagggcttttagaggcaagctgccaacaGAGGAAAAGATCACTGCATTTGGCTACGTTTCCACACCATGCTATTGCTGCTACAGTGTAGGTCCggacaccatagagcacattttcagcactggccatttcgctaggaatatttggcactacttctcaaattccctaggcataaggcatgaagccacacccctcaaacctcttgttatgagctggtggcttcgcaagtaccgcacagaagctcacaaacttatcctccattccaccccaatatttatatgttggaatttgtggaagaataggtgcgcgagcaaatacggggggaagagttctagcttggcgagagtgaaatttgcagttttcaaggacatctcaaatcttcttagagtcgcgtacccctatatccattggccctcgaactggatccacaccatctcctgcatagataagtgtactcatgagatgaagatcacccaagtctcgtggattaagccacaactccGTTTCGTCAAGCTGAATACTGACGGcagcgcgttgggtaatccggggggcaattgggggggtggcatcttaagagatcacatgggtaaattcatcttctcctacgccataccgttaggggagggaaccaacaatcaagctgaactagaggcggcagtttatgggcttaaatggtgcattcaacagggttttcagcacgttatcctagaagttgactcggagttgctcactaaatggatcaatcatcagactaaacctccgtggagccttcaccaggtaactcaggaccttgttggtatttccaaattatttgttcgcttttcttgcaggcatgtatacagggaggcaaatttcactgcggatgctctctccaagcacagtcacactcttaccactccaggccactacaccaccctccagcagctacctcgtggtactcgaggttactacatgctagatagagtcggcctgcccagcttcagacggaggaagaccaaacggattaaaaagcctccatgatctactattttgtgttgcatccttggattgagcacccaattgcagtgtttgtgattttccatgttatatcttagccatgttatttgatgttcATCGTCTACGCtacttttgttgtatatatagcatttatgaggattcatccccagttttatttagatttttcctttattttatgtaaagggagagtctcccttatttatgcttttctagtttctttgtatcgagaggagtcatttcctttaggtgcatagtttctaggtttttttttcatgtgcttgtatcggggatgagttggctgcccttagtaggatggtcggcttatgaaccaccataggattggaggttaggtttatgtccccctccgtgtatttttttgtttttatgtataatacagcttgggggtgagcggctcaacccctggccgcacacgagaggtgggagcctcgtgtaagaTCTGTTTCCTTAAAAAAAATGCCCATAATACCCTTTTTATACCTATAAAAGGCATTGTAATTTGATGGATAGAAATACACAATAACCAAGGAATACAaagttttctctcatttttctctctactatttctccactttttttttcttgtgatACTAATTCGATTTTAGTATTTATTCTTTACTTTATAACACATTATCAGCACGAGATTCTACCGtctcaaagtttgaaggctaAGGTATTATAATTTTCATTCTATTTATTATGGCTAATCTGACTAAACTTGAGTTCGTTGCCCTTCAAAGCACGGGCAAGAACTATCTTTAATGGGTACTAGATACTGAAATCCATTTGGATGCAATGGGTCTCGGAGACACCATtaaacttgaaaatatagcATCAAAACAAAATTATGCTAAAACAATGATATTCTTACGTCATCATATTgacgaaattttaaaaattgaatatctcACGGTCAAGGATCCACTCATTCTGTGGGATAACTTGAAAAGAAGATATGACCACTTGAAAATGGTCATACATCCAAAGGCACAATATGATTGAATGCATTTAAGGCTACAAGACTTTAAGTCTATTCCTGAATACAATCCTGTCATGTTCAGAATTACTTCTCAATTGAAACTATGTGGAGACACGGTTAGTGATATTGATATGATGGAAAAAACGTTCTCCACATTTCATGCCTCGAATGTGCTCCTACAACAGCAATATCGAGAGCTAGGTTTCAAAAAGTATTCTGAACTGATTTCTCATCTTCTCGTGGctgaacaaaataatgatttGTTATTGAAAAATTACGAGAATCGACCTACTAGATCTACACCACTTCCTGAAGTGAATAAGGTGTACTCCCACCACGCTAGACGTGGAAGAGGTCGTGATCCTAGTCGTGGACGTGGACGTGATCATGATCGTAATTATGACCAAGAACGAAATTCTCTTCCTGATGTTAATCATGCACCaaagaaaaatcaatataaaaaggaaaaataaaaaggtgAGAAATATGAAGTAGTTAGAACAAATTGTTTTCGATATGACGGAAGCAGTCACTATGAACGTGATTTTTCTACTCCcaaatattttgttaaactttATCAGGCATCACTAAGAAAGAAGGATAAAAATTCTGAAGCTAATTTTATGGCCAAAAATCATGATACCTTCACACACTTGGATGTGACAGATTTCTTTGTCCACCCTGAAGGAAAGATAGATCATTTGATTGGTGATGGTTCTGTGAATATGGAAGAATTTAATGATCATGTTTAATATttgttaataataatattattaatgtttgttgtttttgtactATTgagaaataaattatataaatgtttgttcttgtctacatatatatattaaataaatgtttGTTGATGCATTACTACAAACTTACCTTTTAGTAATAGACATAAAATAATGCTAAAGATAGCAATCTACAAATTTccactaataataatagaattttttttcttgataatgGAAATTTCTTTAtgataatgaaaatatttttttatgataatgaAAATTTCTTTATGATAATGGAAATTTCTTTATGATAatgaaaatgtttttttatgataatGAAAAATTCTTTATGATAATGAATATTTCTTTATAATAATGGATATTTCTTTATCCCCTCAACTTTATTAAAATCTTTTGATAAGATTTGTCCACATAAATAAttatcaatatttttatatattattatattatctaGCTTTtactttgaaataaattatataaataattaaagtattaataaagatttatttcattctttttgaaGATATGGATAGTTTTCAAAGCAATTATGAAGACATTTGCTTGATGGATTCTGGTACAACGCATACGATAttcaaaaatgagaaatatttttctcatttaaataTGGGCAGTATAAATGTCACTATAATTTCTGGTAGTGCTAATTTGATTGAGAGCTTCAAAAAAgccattataatttttttcaagggAACTAAACTCATAATAAAAAATGTTATGTTTTCTCCTCAATCTCGGAGAAACTTCttgagttttaaaaatatcCGTAAAAATGGTTATCATATCAAGACAATTGATGGAATGAATTTTGAATATCTGGGTATAATCAAAAATGTCTTCGGACAGACATGTGTTATAGAAAAGTTTTTGGCCTTATCTTCTAGATTGTATTGGACAAAGATTAGTGCAATTGAGGCACAATCTATAGTAAATCAGAAGTTTACTAATTCCAATGTTTTTGTACTTTGGCACGATCCTTTGGGACAACCTGGATCTATAATGATgagaaaaatcatagaaaattcaAATGGGCACCCATTAAAGAACCTAAAAATTCTTTCAAATGGTGAATTTTCTTGtactgcttgttatcaaggcaagtTAATTGTGAGACCATCACCAACAAAAATTGCGATTGAGTCCCTTGCGTTCTTGAAACATATACATGAGGATATTTGTGGACCTATTCACCCACCTAGTGGGTCGTTTAGATACTTTATGGTCCTAATAAATGCTTcttctagatggtctcatgtgtgcctatTGTCATCTCGTAACTTGACATTTATAAAATTGTTGGCACAAATTATACGATTATGGGCACATTTTCCCTATAATCAAATTAGAACAATTCACCTTGATAACGCTGCAGAATTTtcatcccaagcatttaatgattattgcttatcgaTTGGGATAAGAGTAGAACATCATGTAGCTCATGTTCACACTCAAAATGGTCTTGCTGAGTAATTAATTAAACGACTGCAGTTGATAGCAAGACCATAGCTTATGAAAACTAGGTTGCCCACTTCTGTGTGGGGTCATGCAATTTTGCATGCTGCAACACTTATTCGTCTCTGGCCGATTAATTATCATAAGTTTTCTCCATTGCAATTGATTTTGGGTCAAGAACCTAATATatcccatttaagaatttttgattGTGCTGTATAtatgcctgtagcaccaccacatcGCACTAAAATGGGGCCCCAAAGAAGGCtaggaatatatgttgggtttgaatCGCCCTCCATTATTCGCTGCCTTGAACCATTAAATGGTGATAtatttactgctcgatttgtAGATTGTCAATTTGATGAGACACTTTTTCCAAaattagagagagaaaattGTGAAAGCAAAAGAGAAATTTTGTGAAAAAATCCATCATTGTCTCATCTTGATCCACATttctatttgtgcgaaagaagtGCAAAAAATTATTCACTTGCAGAAAATTGTAAATCAAATACCAAATGCATTTATAGATTTGAAAAGAATTACTAAATCACATATTTCTGTAGAGAATGTCCCAATTCGGATTGATGTTCCTGTAGGATCATCTACTAGTGTCATAGCTAATGAGTCAAAAACATGTTTGAAACGTGGTAGACCATTAGGTTCTAAGGatcaaaatcctagaaaaagaaaaagaaaagatcaaGATGACATCATGAAAGAATCTCCTATAGAAATTCATGATGTGAATAATTTTGATATCCTTGAAGGAATTAATGAGCTTGAGAATCAAAGAAATAAGGAACTATCCATAAATTCAATTGATACTGAAGAAAATTTGAatcgataaaaaataatagtcGATTATATTCTTTCATACAATGTTGTGACAAGAATCATGCAAGATAGCGAGGATATTGAACCTCAATCTGTTGTAGAATGTTGACAAAGAAATGATTGGGCAAAATGGCACGAAgcaattcaatcaaaattgaaTTCACTTGTCAAGCGTGAAGTTTTTGGACCTATAGTTCAAACACCTGATGGTGTTAAACCTATTGGTTATAAATGGGTCTTtgtatgaaaaagaaatgagaaaaatgaaatacAAAATTACAAAGCACGTCTGGTTGCACAAGGATTTTCACAAAGGCCTGGTGTAGATTATGACGAGACATACTCACTAGTTATGGATGCAATAACATTGCGTTATCTCATTAGTTTCACAGTCCACGAGAGACTTGATATGCATTTGATAGATGTGTTACATTCTATCTTTATGGATCACTTAATAATGAGATATACATGAAAATTCCCGAAGGATTTAAGATGTCAAAAGCATATAATTCAAAGTCTCGGAAAATGTATTCAATTAGATTGCAAAGATCATTGTATGACTTGAAACAATCTGGACGTATGTGGTATAACTGTCTTAGTGAGTATTTATCTaaggaaggttatataaatgatgcaatttgtccatgtgtttttattaagaaaacaacatttgagtttgttatacttattgtttatgttgatgacataaatctcattggaactccAATAGAGCTTTAAAAGGCAATTgcttatttaaaaaatgaatttgagatgaaagatcttggaaagacaaaattatgTCTTGATTTGCAAATTGAGCATTTGACAAATGGtatttttgtccatcaatctgcctacacagAAAAAGTGTTgaaaagattttatatgaatgaagcacatccattaagcaCTCCGatgattgttcgatcacttaatatgaataagGATCCATTCCGACCTTAAGAAAAGAATGAGGAACTTCTTAGtgctgaagtaccatatcttagtgcaattggtgcactaatgtatcttgctaacactACAAGGCCCGATATATCCTTTTTGGTTAATTTGTTAGCAAGATATAGTTCTGCTCCTACTAGGAGGCATTAGAATGGGATCAAACACATATTATGGTATTTGAAAGGGACTACCGATATGGGCTTATTTTAGCCTTACAATTGTAGTCCCAATCTTGTTGATTATGCTGATGCAGGGTATTTATCTGACCCACACAAAGTTTGATCTCAAACAGTCTACGTGTTCATATGTGGGGGAGCTGCCATATCTTGgagatctacaaaacagtctaTCGTGGCCACTTCATCAAATCATGCTGAGCTAATAACTATTCATGAAGCAAGTTGAGAATGTGTGTAGTTGAGGTCCATGACACATCTCATTCGAGAAAATGTGGTTTGAAATGTGACAAAGCAACCACAATTATATATGAAGATAATGCAACATGCATAGCACAACTAAAGGGAGGattcataaaaggagatagaacaaaGCACATTTCGTCAAAACTTTTCTACACACATGAGCTCTAGAAAAATGGTGATATCAATATGCAAAAGATTCGTTCGAGTGAAAATGTGACAGATTTATTCACCAAGTCTCTACCAAATGCAACCTTCAAAAAGATGGTGCACAAACTTGAAATGCGAAGATTCAAGTCTTTGGATTGATGTTCTCATCAGGAGAATtaatacgcgttgtactcttttttccttacgaggttttgtcccactgaattttccttgtaagatttttaatgaggcagcaataaATGCGTAttaaaataactatatatatttgttaaataactatatatatttgttctttcactagaaCTTTTATTTTACATGAGCAGTCAAGGGGGAGTGTtgcaaataatttatgaatgcCCATAATACCCTTTTTATGCCTGTAAAAGGCATTGTAATTTGATGGATAGAAATACACAAAAACTAAGGAATACAAAATTTCCTCTCATTTTTCTATCTACTATTTCTCctctttcttgatttttctcttATGATACTAATTCGATTTTAGTATTTAGTCTTTACTTTATAACAAATCACCAATTAACACAGATTTTTTGAAACGACGTCATCGCATTATGAGACTGTTGTTACATTTTAATTGTTGTGCTTACTAAAAGTAGTTAGCCCAAAATAACtacattgaaaaaaaaaactcaaagagTAAATGCGAAAAATTCTTTtacttaatatattttcaagaaaTGTGGAAAGAAAAACATGTCAAATAAAATGAATcagaga
This window encodes:
- the LOC129885303 gene encoding uncharacterized protein LOC129885303, with the translated sequence MIVCVAVVGHQNNPLYIQSFTEADDALKLHHIVHCSLDVVDERVNNPKKSSPTLNETFLGLLYPTENYKVYGYLTNTKVKLILVTTDLDIRDADVRNFFRKFHAAYVDAVSNPFHVPGKKITSRTFAERVSTIVKSFGLSSAV